In a genomic window of Cataglyphis hispanica isolate Lineage 1 chromosome 18, ULB_Chis1_1.0, whole genome shotgun sequence:
- the LOC126856370 gene encoding U3 small nucleolar ribonucleoprotein protein MPP10 — translation MVSMDFLDSIISTLDNIQSLERVKSGKAKVDITDLTKRVYDFTKVQFCRNTNALPELVTEGFDEEQIWQQLELQNEDEIPYLSNEISKTSNKKLMIPVSSMKPELMEIENDNLEQENEYTSDDKESKDETEEIKGNLRKRKHDKKKKKKSSIVDDKFFKLQELDEYLTKEEKKEKQDDNDDESDNESLDLFNDISEEENEDNAEGKYIKYADFFDSPESENEQLDGNKNSDHDENINDSEEEKLESEDEEVNAEEIDDDDDDDEDEESQKIKKVRFNLTNDSDETDSLENKANLRKEDKEGEEVEKDMRPKSTLEVRQERLLTRIKELEEEAIGEKPWQLKGEVSGPNRPQNSLLEEFVEIDINTKPAPAITEETTMKLEDIIKQRIKDKAWDDVEKKFKPVETPLEYKKQLILDQEKSKESLSQIYEKEYLQQKQTLNPENKEKKREESQLHSEIRQMMRSLMSKLDALSNYHYTPKLAKPEIKIISNVPAIRMEEVAPVTTSDATLLAPEEIKTKPRGDVIGKSERTKTDMKRERRRKKLKQRNKQQAIEKKEKLKALKPGISKKYEDKKEKAMLLKKVTKDRNITKLDETTHKIAKSSTAFFAQLQNQVKNKIKRKDSSTKKKDNIDSAVKLKL, via the exons atggtTAGCATGGATTTTCTCGATAGTATCATATCTACGCTTGATAATATTCAATCGTTAGAACGAGTAAAGag tgGGAAAGCTAAAGTTGATATAACAGATCTTACAAAACGTGTCTATGATTTTACTAAAGTGcaattttgtagaaatacAAATGCATTACCAGAATTAGTTACCGAAGGCTTTGACGAAGAGCAAATTTGGCAACAATTGGAACTACAAAATGAAGACGAAATACCATATCTTTCTAATGAGATCTCAAAAACtagtaataaaaagttaatgatTCCAGTAAGTTCTATGAAACCTGAACTTATGGAgattgaaaatgataatttagaaCAAGAGAATGAATATACATCTGATGACAAAGAATCAAAGGATGAAACTGAAGAAATCAAAGgcaatttaagaaaaagaaaacatgataaaaagaagaaaaaaaaatcctctaTTGTAGATgacaaattctttaaattacaaGAACTGGATGAGTATTTGactaaagaagaaaaaaaagaaaaacaggatgataatgatgatgaatCTGATAATGAATcgttagatttatttaacgatatttCCGAGGAGGAAAATGAAGATAATGCTGAagggaaatatataaaatatgcagacTTTTTTGACAGTCCCGAAAGCGAAAATGAGCAACttgatggaaataaaaattcagatcATGATGAGAATATTAATGATTCTGAGGAGGAGAAATTGGAAAGTGAAGATGAAGAAGTGAACGCTGAAGAAAtagacgatgacgacgatgatgacgaaGACGAAGAGAGTCAGAAAATCAAGAAAGTTAGATTCAATCTTACTAACGACTCGGACGAGACTGATAGTTTAGAGAATAAAGCAAATCTTAGGAAGGAAGATAAAGAGGGAGAAGAAGTAGAAAAAGACATGAGACCGAAATCTACTTTAGAGGTTCGTCAAGAGAGATTGTTGACAAGGATTAAGGAGTTGGAAGAGGAAGCAATTGGTGAGAAACCTTGGCAGTTAAAGGGAGAAGTGAGCGGTCCAAATCGACCACAGAATTCTTTATTGGAAGAATTTGTGGAAATTGATATAAACACAAAGCCAGCTCCTGCAATTACTGAAGAAACCACTATGAAGTTAGAGGATATAATTAAGCAGCGGATCAAAGATAAGGCTTGGGATGATGTTGAGAAGAAGTTCAAGCCAGTCGAGACTCCGTTGGAATATAAGAAACAGTTGATATTAGATCAGGAGAAGAGCAAGGAGAGCTTGTCACAAATTTATGAGAAAGAATACTTACAGCAGAAGCAAACATTAAATCCCGagaataaggaaaaaaaacggGAAGAATCACAATTGCATAGTGAAATTCGACAAATGATGCGTTCTTTAATGTCGAAATTGGATGCACTAtctaattatcattatactcCCAAGTTG gctAAAcccgaaattaaaattattagcaatgTGCCTGCAATTAGAATGGAAGAAGTGGCACCAGTCACAACTAGTGATGCTACTTTGTTAGCAcctgaagaaattaaaa cTAAACCACGTGGTGATGTTATTGGTAAATCAGAAAGAACGAAAACCGATATGAAACGCGAGAGAAGGCGGAAGAAATTGAAGCAACGAAATAAACAACAGGcaatagaaaagaaagagaaattaaaggcATTAAAACCAGgaatctctaaaaaatatgaagataaaaaggaaaaggcTATGTTGCTTAAAAAAGTAActaaagatagaaatattacgaaattaGATGAGACGACGCATAAAATCGCGAAATCCTCAACTGCATTCTTTGCGCAATTACAAAatcaagttaaaaataaaatcaaaagaaaagataGCTCGAccaagaaaaaagataatatagatTCAGCTGTAaagttgaaattataa